In Rhodamnia argentea isolate NSW1041297 chromosome 4, ASM2092103v1, whole genome shotgun sequence, the following proteins share a genomic window:
- the LOC125314660 gene encoding receptor kinase-like protein Xa21 — protein sequence MEKFMFLAFLDLLLAFLLMSQPAICSSNFTDQDALLHFKSAIEVDLTNTIKRGNWTAEANFCEWIGVVCSKRRQRVTALDLRGMGLQGRLSPYLGNLSFMVSLDLRNNSFYGTIPTEISRLRHLKELILQSNQFEGNIPPNLAQCRNLEVMSVVDNRLTGGIPREFGAFPKLQELILSLNPLRGQIPSFLGNISTLQGIGLAKANLTGSIPPTLFNRSLTIVDFMSNDLSGSLPSDLCIRWPNIQRLLLSDNKFSGLLPETLTQCKELLVLALSLNRFQGSVPRDIDSLQKLQELYLGTNNLTGTIPRTIGNMSSLHILTLGRTHIGGDIPREIGNLVNLKVMNLQFSMLTGEVPREVFNISSLQVLGLTYNSLSGSLPSDSDRLPNLEELYLDNNSFGGNIPQSFSNLSNLILFDAGFNQLSGPLPLSLGNLKNLRVFSVESNQLTGETYGAELGFLSALSNCQSLQTLALAGNPLGGSIPASIKNFSSSLRIMFAPNCQIRGCIPKEMGFLKSLTYLDLSDNDLDGNLPSSIGGLERLQRLYLDNNRLEGPILDEICNLTSLGELMLRQNRISGSVPNCIGNLSSLQKFLVSSNNMTSVIPVSLWSLQELIFLNLSVNSFNGGLPLEMGKMTAIESIDLSWNQLTGAIPNSIQELKSLASLNLSRNSFRGSIPQSIGDLKGLDFLDLSYNELSGTIPESMEGLKFLQNLNVKRLNTMKEVPVSVENAPRIDHPMISYRELCSATNNFGESNLLGAGSFSSVYKGTTANGIDIAVKVLNLHIEGAVKSFDAECEVFRKVRHRNLAKVIGTCTNPDSRAAVLQYVPHGSLERWLYSNNYNLGLHQRVKIMVDVAVGIEYLHHGQPEPIVHCDLKPSNVLLNEDLVAQVCDFGIAKILAENKLETRTRTLGTIGYLAPEYGPEGKVSTKGDVYSFGILLLEVITKKKPTDEMFDADMSLRRWVGAAIPGRVLDIADRELLSTEHEDLTLLELESIVLSILELGLECSKDLPEERMDMGAVVVELNKIKLSLP from the exons GTGGCATGGGTCTCCAGGGAAGACTGTCTCCTTACCTAGGCAATCTATCTTTCATGGTTTCTCTTGATCTTCGCAACAACAGTTTCTACGGCACGATTCCGACGGAAATCAGTCGTTTACGCCACCTGAAAGAACTCATACTCCAATCAAACCAGTTCGAAGGAAACATTCCTCCTAACTTAGCCCAGTGCCGAAATCTCGAAGTGATGTCAGTTGTGGATAACAGGCTAACGGGTGGCATACCGAGAGAATTCGGCGCCTTCCCTAAGTTGCAAGAACTGATTCTTAGCCTCAACCCCTTACGGGGTCAAATTCCGAGCTTCCTGGGCAACATATCCACATTGCAGGGCATTGGTCTGGCCAAGGCTAATCTCACAGGTTCGATTCCTCCGACACTTTTCAATAGATCGCTCACTATTGTCGACTTCATGTCTAATGATCTCTCGGGAAGTCTTCCCTCCGATCTTTGCATCCGCTGGCCTAACATTCAGAGGCTTTTGCTGTCTGATAACAAATTCAGCGGCCTGCTACCAGAGACGCTCACCCAATGCAAAGAGCTTCTCGTGTTAGCGTTGTCATTGAATCGTTTCCAGGGAAGCGTTCCTCGTGACATAGACAGCTTGCAAAAGCTGCAGGAGCTCTATCTCGGCACTAACAACTTGACCGGCACAATTCCTCGAACCATCGGTAACATGTCAAGCTTGCATATCTTGACCTTAGGTCGTACCCACATCGGAGGTGACATTCCGCGGGAGATAGGCAATTTGGTCAATCTGAAAGTAATGAACCTTCAGTTTAGTATGCTAACAGGCGAAGTTCCTCGAGAGGTTTTTAATATCTCTTCGCTCCAAGTGCTTGGTTTGACGTACAATTCACTCTCTGGAAGCCTTCCCTCAGATAGTGATCGCCTTCCGAATTTGGAAGAACTCTATCTAGACAATAATAGCTTTGGTGGCAACATACCGCAGTCTTTCTCGAATCTTTCGAACCTAATCCTTTTCGATGCCGGGTTCAATCAACTCAGCGGTCCACTACCCTTGAGCTTGGGCAACTTGAAGAATCTCAGAGTCTTCTCGGTTGAGTCAAATCAGCTAACAGGAGAGACTTATGGTGCGGAGCTCGGTTTTCTCTCTGCTTTATCTAATTGCCAATCGCTGCAAACATTGGCTCTGGCAGGAAACCCGCTTGGTGGCTCCATACCAGCATCTATCAAAAACTTCTCCAGTTCCCTACGTATTATGTTCGCTCCCAATTGTCAAATAAGAGGTTGCATTCCCAAGGAAATGGGTTTCTTGAAGAGCTTGACTTACCTAGACTTGAGCGATAACGATCTGGATGGCAACCTCCCATCGTCAATCGGAGGACTAGAACGCTTGCAGAGGCTGTATCTTGATAACAACCGTCTTGAAGGACCGATCCTCGATGAGATAtgcaacttgacaagtttaggAGAGTTAATGCTCCGGCAGAATAGGATATCGGGATCCGTTCCAAATTGCATTGGAAACCTGAGCAGCCTTCAAAAGTTTCTCGTAAGTTCGAATAACATGACATCGGTTATACCGGTTAGCCTTTGGAGCCTTCAAGAACTTATCTTCCTCAATCTGTCAGTCAATTCTTTCAATGGAGGACTACCActtgaaatgggaaaaatgaCAGCTATAGAGAGCATCGATCTTTCTTGGAACCAGCTTACTGGCGCCATACCGAATTCCATCCAGGAGTTGAAGAGCCTCGCCTCTCTCAACTTGTCAAGGAACTCGTTTCGAGGATCAATACCGCAATCAATTGGCGACCTTAAAGGATTGGATTtcctcgatctctcctacaatgAGTTATCCGGCACGATACCTGAGTCCATGGAAGGACTAAAATTTCTGCAAAACTTGAATGT AAAGCGTCTGAACACTATGAAAGAAGTTCCGGTTTCCGTGGAAAATGCACCCCGAATTGACCACCCGATGATATCATATCGGGAGCTTTGCTCTGCTACTAACAACTTCGGTGAAAGCAATTTGCTCGGAGCGGGAAGCTTTAGCTCTGTATACAAAGGGACTACGGCCAATGGGATAGACATCGCGGTCAAAGTACTGAATCTCCATATCGAAGGCGCTGTGAAAAGTTTCGACGCGGAATGTGAGGTCTTTCGCAAGGTTAGGCACCGGAATCTCGCCAAGGTGATCGGCACCTGCACGAACCCCGATTCGAGAGCTGCGGTGCTGCAATATGTGCCCCACGGGAGCTTGGAGAGGTGGCTTTACTCCAACAACTATAACTTGGGTCTCCATCAGCGAGTGAAGATAATGGTCGACGTCGCAGTGGGGATCGAATATCTCCACCATGGCCAACCGGAACCCATTGTGCACTGTGATCTAAAGCCTAGCAATGTTCTTCTAAACGAGGACCTGGTCGCCCAAGTTTGCGACTTTGGAATCGCGAAGATTTTGGCTGAGAACAAGCTTGAAACACGGACCCGAACTCTCGGCACGATTGGTTACCTTGCTCCAG AGTATGGTCCGGAAGGAAAAGTCTCGACAAAAGGAGATGTTTACAGCTTTGGAATATTGCTGTTGGAAGTGATTACTAAGAAGAAGCCAACCGATGAAATGTTCGATGCGGATATGAGCTTGAGGCGATGGGTAGGTGCAGCAATTCCAGGCAGAGTGCTTGACATCGCGGATCGCGAACTCCTTAGCACGGAACATGAAGATCTGACGCTTTTGGAACTTGAGAGCATAGTCTTATCGATCCTAGAGTTGGGACTGGAATGTTCAAAGGACTTGCCTGAGGAAAGAATGGACATGGGAGCTGTCGTGGTTGAGCTCAACAAGATCAAGTTGTCACTTCCTTGA